A window of Micromonospora sp. WMMC415 genomic DNA:
GCTTCGTGCCGAGCAGGTCCCGCATGTTGATCCGGATCTCCGCCCACCGGACGGCGGTCAGGATCACGTGTACGCCGAAGCCCAGCCCGCGGTTGGCCAGGTTCGTGATGGTCTGCTCCAGCTCCTCGTACTCCTGGCGCAGCGTGTTCCAGCCGTCGACCACGAGGAAGACGTCACCGAACGGGTCGTCGGCGAACTCACCGGCGGCCCGGCGGCGGCGGTAGCTCGCCACCGAGTCGATGCCGTACTGGGCGAACCGGGTCTCCCGGTCGTCCAGGACCGCCACCACCTCGGCCACGGTCCGCCGGACCGCCTCGGTGTCCCGCCGGCCGGCGACGCCGGCCGTGTGCGGCAGCCCGTCCAGGCTGCGCAACGCGCCACCGCCGAAGTCGAGGCAGAAGAACTGCACCTCGCGCGGGGTGTGGGTCAGCGCGAGCGACGCCAGCAGCGTCCGCAGCATGGTGCTCTTGCCGCTGAGCGAGGCGCCGACGATCACCACGTTGCCGCCGGCGCCACCCAGCTCCACCAGCAACGGGTCGCGGCGCTGCTCGTACGGGCGGTCCACCACGCCCACCGGGACGGTGAGCTGGCCGCGGCCTCCCCAGTCTGCCGTGCAGAGCCCGTACGTCGGATGGGCGCTGAGCGCCGGCAGCAGCTCGCCGAGGCCGGGCGGGTCGGCCAGCGGCGGCAGCCAGACCTGGTGCGCCGGGCGGCCCTGCCCCGTGATCCGGTCGATCAGCACGTCGAGCATCGCCACGGCCTTGCCCTCGGCCGGCTGCTCCGGTTCCGGGGTGGCCGGCACCGGAACCTGCGGGTCCCGCACCGGGAGGTAGTCCACTCCGTACGGCACGATCCGCCGCTGGACCATCGCCTGTGAGGCCGCGGCCACCTGCCCCGGCGCCCGGTACGGCCCGGAGACGTACGCGGCCCGGAACCGGAGCATCGTGCTGGTGTCGGTCTTCAGGTAACCGTGGCCCGGGGCGTTCGGCAGCTCGTACGCGTCCGGCACGCCGAGCACGATCCGGCTCTCCACCGCGGAGAAGGTGCGCAGACCGATCCGGTACGACAGGTGCGTGTCCAGACCGCGCAGCTTGCCCTCCTCCAGGCGCTGGCTGGCCAGCAGCAGGTGCACCCCGAGCGAGCGGCCCAGCCGGCCGATCATCACGAAGAGGTCGATGAAGTCGGGCTTCGCGGCGAGCAGCTCGCTGAACTCGTCACAGATGATGAGCAGGCTCGGCATCGGCTCCAGCGGCTCGCCGGCCGCCCGGGCCTTCTCGTAGTCGTACCGCGAGACGTAGTTGCCGGCCGCACGCAGCACCTCCTGCCGCCGGGTCATCTCGCCGGCGAGCGCGTCCCGCATCCGGTCGACCAGTGGCAGCTCGTCGGCGAGGTTGGTGATCACCGCGCTGGTGTGGGGCAGCGCCTCCAGGGAGGCGAAGGTCGCGCCGCCCTTGAAGTCGACCAGGACGAAGTTCAGCTCCTCCGAGGAGTGGGTGACGGCGAGCGCGCCGACGATCGTCCGCAGCAGCTCGCTCTTGCCGGAACCGGTGGCCCCGATGACCAGACCGTGCGGGCCCATGCCCTCGTGCGCGGACTCCTTGAAGTCCAGCTCCACCACGTTGCCGTCCGGCCCGACGCCGAGCGGGATGCGCAGCCGGTCCCGGTGGCTGCGTGGCCGCCAGGTCTGGTGGACGTCCAGCGTGGCGGCGTCGCCGACACCGAGCAGGTCGGGCAGCTCCATGCTGCGGGCCAGCGGCTCGTCGGCGGTGGCCTGCTGCTGGGAGAGCCGGAACGGGGCCAGCTGCCGCGCCAGCCCCTCGGCGGCGGAGGCGCTCAGCCGGTCGGGAGTGCCGAGCCGGGACGACGTGGTGCCACGGACCAGTTCCAGCGAGGTGCCGTCGCCCACGTCGAGGCAGAGCAGCCAGCGGCCGGCGTCGCGCGGCACGGCGCCGGAGAGGTCGATGACGGTGGCACCGAGCAGGCCCGCCCCCATCAGCTGGCAGGTCGCCGAGACCTCGCCGCCGTCGATCACCACCACCAGGTGCGGCAGCGTCGTGAGCGGCTTCGCCTCCGGGGCGAAGCGGGGCCGGCCGGCCAGCTCGCCGGCGAGCGACTCCTCCGCCTCGGCCAGGCTCGGGAACACCAGCCGGCGCGCACCCGCCGCGTCACTTCGTCCACTGTGGTGGGCGTGCGGCAACCACTTCACCCAGTCCCAGGCGCCCTGGCGGTCGGGGGCCGCCACCACCGCGACGACCAGGTCGTCCGGCGCGTGGAAGGTCGCGAGTTGGCCGAGGGCGGCACGGGCCAGGTCCAGCACCGGCTCGCGGTCGCCGCGCAGCACCACCCGGCTGAACGCGCGCACCGACAGCGCGGTCGGCAGGTCCGGCACGGTCGAGTGGGCGCGCACGAACCGGCGCAACGCGATCGCGCTCATCGGCTCCAGGTCCTCGACCGGTTTGGTCTCGGGCGGCACGATCTCCACCGCGAGGCGCTGCGGGCCGGTGGCGATGCGGGTCTCGCCGAAGTCGTCCTCGGTGATCCGCCGCTCCCACAGCCGGCGCGACGCGGCGACCGACCACAGGGCGTCCGGCTCCGGGTGGCGCCACGCCATCGCGGCCCGCTGCTGCTCGGCGGCGCGCCGGGTGCGCTTGCGCATCTGCGCCAGGTACCGCATGTAGTCGCGGCGGTCGGCGTTGAGCTCCGCCTTGTCGTTGTTGCCGTGGCTCAGCGAGCCGATCGCCATCCCCAGCATCGAGATGCCGAAGAGACCACCGGCGACGTACGTCATCATGCCGCCGCCACGTCCGGCGTAGAGGAACGCCATCGCGCCGACGCCGCAGACCATCGGCAGGATCATCAGCAGCTGACCCATCCCGCGCGGCGTCGGCTCCGGCAGTTCCGGCGGCGACTCCAGCAGGACCTCGCCCCGCGGCAGGGCCGGGCCCGCCTGGCGTGGCGGTCGGCGGAAAACCACCGTGCTCACGGTTGTCCCCTTCCCCCTGAGACGATCGCGCGGGCGGCCCGGGTCGTCGGGTGGGCATCGTACGCGCCCGCCATCGTAGGTAATCTCCCGTGGGCGTCACGGACCCGTGCGGCGCGGGCCCGGCCGGCCGGAGGACGAGCGAGGAGGCCACTGTGGCGACGAAGACGGCGACCGGTGGGCTGAGCCGGATCACCATCGTGGCGCCGCGCACCCGGATGGACCTGGCGCTGCCGTCCGACGTACCCCTGGCGGACCTGCTGCCCACGCTGCTGCGCTACGCCGGCGAGGACTTGGCGGACGAGGGCGTCCGGCACGGCGGCTGGCGCCTGGCGCGGCTCGGCGGGCCGCCGCTGGACGGGGGACGGACGGCCGCGCAGCTCGGCATCCGCGACGGCGAGGTCCTCTACTTCAACCCGCGCACCTCGGCCGCGCCGGAGATCGTCTTCGACGACGTGGTCGACGCGGTGGCGACCGCCACCAACCAGCGTCCGGGGGCCTGGCAGGTCGGCACCACGCGCGCCTTCGCGGTGCTCTTCGCGGCGGTGGCACTCGGCGGCGGCGCCCTGGCCGCGCTGTTCACCGGCCCACCGCAGCTCCCCGGCGCACTCGCCGCGCTGCTCGTCGCGGTCGCGCTGCTGGTCGGCGCCGCGGTGCTGTCCCGGGCCGCCGCCGACAGCGCAACCGGGTCGGCGCTCGCCCTGGCCGGTCTGGGGTACGCGGCCGTCGGCGGCCTGCTGCTGCTGGCCGGCGACCGTACGCTGACCGAGCTGGCCGCCCCGCACGTGCTGCTCGCCGCCACGGCGGTCGTGCTCGGCGCGGCCGTGGCGGCGCTGGCCGTGGGGGACCGGCTGCCGGTGTTCTTCGGCGCGGTCGCGGTCGGCGCGGCCACCGCGGTCGGCGCGCTGCTCTGCCTGGCGTTCGGCATCGGCCCGGCGGCTGCCGCGGCGGTCGTGGCCGCCGTGGCGTTCGGGGCCGTCCCGGCGCTGCCCATGGCCGCGTACCGACTGGCCCGGCTGCCCGTCCCGTCCATCCCCACCGGCCCGGAGGACCTGAAGACCGACAGCGAGTCCGTGGACGGGCGGCGGGTGCTCCAGCTCAGCGAACGCGCGGACGAGTTCCTCACCGGTCTGGTGTGGACGGTCTCGTTGCTGGTCCTGGGCGCCGAGCTGGTGCTCGCGCTGGACGGGCGGCTGCCGGCCGTCCTGCTCTGCCTCGTCCTGGCCCTGCTCTCCCTGCTGCGGGCGCGGCCGTTCCTCGGCCGGGCGCAGCGGACGCCGGTGCTGTTCGCGGGGACCGCCGGGCTCGGCCTGGCGGCCGCGGCCGCCTTCACGGACGGATCCGTGGCGCTGCGGCTCGGTCTCATCCTCGGCGGCCTGCTGCTCGCCGCCGTGGTGAGCCTGATCTACGGCCTCACGGTGGCCGGCAAGCGGATCTCCCCGGTGTGGGGTCGGCTGCTCGACATCGTGGAGATCCTGCTCATCATCGCGCTGGTACCGCTGGCCGTCTGGGTCGTCGGCCTCTACGGCTGGATCGTCAACCTCCGCCCCTGACCCGCGGGGAGCTGCCCGCGCGGACGGGGCACCGGCTCGCGCTCAGGCGGTCGGGGCGAGGGTGTCGACGCTTGCAGCCACCGGTGCGGTGGCGTAGACGCCGGGCGCGTGCTGGCCGTCCACCGGGCGGGACGGCGCACCGCACTTGCGGGCGACGTCCCGGACGACCTTCACCAGCGCCTCGACGTGGTTGTCGAGCGCCGCGACGCGTAGCAGCGGCGCTGCCAGCCGGCCGCCCGGCAGCACCCCGACAGCGAGCGTGTGCGACGGTGCGGAGGTCGCGGTGACCGCGTCCACGAGCGTGGCGTACGACGCCTCGGCGCGGGGCCGGAGGGTGAGGCAACGCTGCGTCCAGCCGAAGCCGCGCAGCCCGGTCCAGGTCTCGGTGGGCGGGGCGGGCGCCAGGTCCAGCCCGGCCGCCGAGAGAACCGCGGCGCGCAGTTCGTCCCGGCCGAGCGGGCGGTGGGCGAGGCCGGCCGCGGTCAGCGCCTTGCCCAGCCGGCCGACACCCGCCGAGAGCGTGCGGTGCACCCCGGGCATCCCGCCGCCGCGGCTGACCGACTCCACCCGGGCGTCGCGCACCGACAGCCGCAGCGCCACCCAGACCGTCCGGTGGGCGGCCGGGGGCGCGCCGGGCGCCGGGTACCAGACCAGGGTGTGCGACACCACCTGGGCGCGGGTCACCGGACCGCTGAACTCGGTGAGGACGCGGACCGCCCGGTCCACCACCGCGGCCTCGACCGGTCCGGGCCCGGACCGGCCCTGCACCGCCACGGCGGCGAACCAGCCCTGGGCGTCCTGTCCGACACCGAGCCGGGTACCCCGGTCGGTCAACTCGACGACGGTCAGCTCGGGCGCCAGCGGGGCCAGGCGGGGGTCGACCGCGGTGCCCGCCTTGACGCTGCTCCGCGCCCGCTCGGCGCGCCGGCGCAGGCGGCGGCGCAGCAGCAGGTCCTCGTACCACCAGCGGCCGCCCCGGCGGGCGAGCACGGCGACCACGACCAGGGCGGCGAGCACGGCGACGATCGGGGCGAGCCAGGTCGGCCCGCCCAGCGTCGCCGCGACCGCGAGGGCGCACAGCTCCAGGACGACGAGCTGCCCCACCGCGACGGGCCCGAGCCGACCCCGTCGGGGCGCCGGACCGGACGGGGCGGTGGCCGGCCGCTCCGCCCGGGCCGGTGCGCCGGTCTGCGGGGGGCGGCCCGGAGGCGCCTGAACCTGCGTCATCGGTGGCAGTCCTTCCTGGACGGACCGCGGCGGCGTCGTCACCGGCGCGGGCGGCGGTCCCGGTGGCCCGCCGACGGCCCCTTATCGTAGGGAAGCCCGCGGCGCCGACACGGACCCGATCGTCGCGGACCCACCCCCGCCGGAGGTTAGCCATGCGGACCCGCCGCGACCAGGTGCAGGCGTACCGCTTCGTCACCCGTCGGATCGTCTCGGCGCTGCTGTCGGGCGACCCGGAGACGAACAACCTGCCGATGCGGCGGCTCGGCATGGCGGTCTTCGGCAGCGTGATCGCCGCGGCGGTGGTGCTCGGCGGCGTCGGCGCGTACGGGCAGCTCACCGGCAACACGGCCCCGCTGGAGCAGAACACGCTGGTGATCGAGCGGGAGACCGGCGCGACGTACGTCTTCCTCGACGGCCAGTTGCATCCCACGCTCAACTACGCCTCGGCCCGCCTGATCCTCGGCGAGGCCGACCCCGAGATCCGCACGATGTCGCAGGCGTCGATCCGGGACCGGCCGCGCGGCCGTACGGTCGGCATCGTCGGCGCCCCCGACGCCCTGCCGGACCGGAAGTCCCTCACCGGACTGCCCTGGTCGGTCTGCGACGTGCCGGACCCGGCCGGCGCCGGCCGCTCGGCCACCCGCCTGGTGATCGACCGGGCGCTGCCCGGCGGCACGCCGCTCGGCGACCGGGCGGTGCTGGTCCAGGTCGACGGCCAGCGCCATCTGCTCACCGGCGACGCCCGGCTGCAGGTGGTTGGCGGTGACGCGGCGATCGCCGCCCTCCGGATGGCCGGGGCGCCCACGGTCGCCGTCGGCCAGCAGTTGCTCAACGCGGTGCCCGCCGGCCCGACCCTGCGCGAGCCGTCCATCCCGGGGGACGACGAACCGGGCCGGGTCCGGGTGGGCGGCTCGGAGGCCCGGATCGGTCAGGTCTTCCGGGCGGCGGGCCGGCACTACGTCCTCACCCGCGAGGGGCTGGCCTCGATCGGTGAGGTGAGCGCACTCCTGCTGCTGCGGGCCGGCGGGACAGTGACCGACATCACTCCGGATGAGGCGGGGCGGCTGCTGACCGATCAGCGCGTGGAGGCGGAGGGCCTCCCGCAGACCCTGCCCGCGCTGCACCCGGTCGCGCCGGGCCGGTCGGTGCTCTGCGCGACGTACCGCGCGGGCGCGGACGGCGGGCCGCCCACCACCACCATCGAGGTGTTCGACCGGGCCCCGGCCGAGCTGTCCGCCGACCGGGAGGGCCCGCTGCCGCTCCGGCAGTCCTCCCGGGACGGCGTACGCACGGCGGAGACCGTGCTGCTTCCCGGCGGCAAGGGCGTGCTGGTCCAGGCCGCGACCGGCTCCGGGGAGAGCGGCGCACCCGCACCCGGCGCCACCGTGCACCTGGTCACCCCCCAGGGGCTCCGCCACCCCCTCGGTCCCGGCGCGCAGACCGCGCTCGGGTACGAGGGAGTGACTCCGCTGGTCGTACCGGCCTCGCTGCTGGCGCTCATCCCCACCGGCCCCACTCTGGACCGGGAGGACGCGCTGACGCGGTACGCGCCGGCCGACCCGTCCCCGCCCGCAGCGCCGGCCGCGACCGGCTCGCCGGCCGCCGAATGACGGGACCCGGCCGTCGGCGGGTCGCCCGGCGTCGCCCCGGTCGACTAACCTGAGCGTCGCCAACGGTTATCGACTCACGACGTACGGGGATACTGCCATGACCGGGCGCACGACAGTCGACCTGATGTCCCTTGAGGACTTCCACCGGAAGCTCGCCAACCGGCTGGCCGAGGCGGAGCGGGCGGTGCGGAAGCTCGACACCGAGATGCAGTGCCGGCCGCCGGCACTGGGCACGTTCGCCGACGCGACCGACAACGCCCGACGGTACAGCGACATCCACCTGGCCTACTCCCAGCACGTCGCCCGGCTGCGCACCGCCGTCGAGGCGGCGCAGAGCGCGACCGCCACGATCCTGGCCCGCTACCGCACGGCCGAGGCCCGCAACTCCGCCAACTCCGCCGACATCGCCGCCGCCCTCGCCGGGGTCGACGAGGCGATCACCCGGAAGGAGGAGCCGCGTGTCTGAGTACACCCAGCGCTACCAGCCCGAGAGCCACCAGGCCCTCTACGACGGTGTGATGGCCGGTCAGCCCGGTCAGATCGAGGGCGTCGCCGCACAGTGGACGACGCTGAAGGGCATCGTCGACGACCTCCGCCGCGAGCTCAACGGCGATCTGGAGAAGCTGGCCAACACGTGGACGGGCGAGGCGGGCCAGGAGTTCCAGCGCCGGCTGGGCTTCGTCGCCGCGTACGCGGAGTCGCTGGGCGAGGGCATGGCCGACGTGAGCCGCGGGCTGATCCTGATGGCCGACCACCTGCGTACCGCCCGGGAGCAGGCCGAGAGCCCGGCCGAGACCGACGACCACGACCAGGCGATATCCGGCGCGGCGAAGGGTGCGGTCTTCGGTGTGCCCGGCATGGTCGTCGGCGGGCTGCTCGGCCACCAGCAGGACAAGGCCGAGCAGGAGAAGGCGCACCAGCGGATGGTCAACGTGGTCTCCGAGCTGGCCGCCGGCTACGACCTCTCCGCGTACGGGCGGCTAGTGCCCCCACCGCCGCCACCACCGGACACGCCGGGTTCGGTCGACCGTGACGGCACGGCGCCGCGCAGCGGCCCGGCGGTCGGCACGCCGACGGCCGCGCCGACCGCGAGCGGGCTGTCCGCCCGCACGGGCGGGGCGACGGTCTCGACGCAAGACCGGGCGTCGGGCGGGCCCACGTCCGGCACCGGGGGCACGGCGAACCCGGCCGGGGGCGGCGCTGCGGGCACCGGGACGCTCGGCGCCGCACCCGTCGGCGGCACCTCGCTCGCCGGCGCCGATCCGTTGCTCGGCGGCGCGCTGGCCGGTGGTGCCGTCGCCGGCCTGGCCGCGCTGGGCCGGGGCGGCGGCGCGACGGCGACCCCGGGCACCGGCCCCGGCCTGACGTTCGGCACTCCGGGCGGCACCCCGGCCGGCGGAATCGTCGGCACCGGCGCGCTGGCCGGCTCCAGCGGCGCCGCACCCACCTCGGCCCGGCCCGCCGGCGGCACCGCCACACCGGACAGCCGGTCCGCGACCGGAATCGGCCGCAGCGTCGACGGCCGCCGCGGTGAGGGCTCCGGCCGGGACGCCGCCCCCCGCCAGGGCACGGCCGCCAGCCGGGTGCCGGGTGACCGGGCGGTCAGCGGCATCGGGCGTACGGACGCGGGCCGCACGACCGCCGCCGGCGCCCGCCCGGGCCTGCTCGGCGCCGGCCGTGGCAGCGACGACGAGCCGTCCGACGGGCGGCTGACCTGGCTCACCGAGGACGAGATGGTCTGGCGGGACGGCCCGGAGGGCGCGCCGCCGGTGCTCGGCAACTGATTCGACAGGCACCCCCGGGAAAGGGCCACCCGGTCGGTGGCCCCTTCCGCGTCTCTCGAACACCGTCGGGTGCGTGGTGCCGTGGGATTGATCGTGGGTGACGCCCACCGGAAGGCGCGTGCTCGGCGGACGCCGGCACACCTACGCCGGCCCCGCACTGGTCCACATCGCACACGTGGTCGCGGTCACCCGCTTCGGTGCCCGCCGAAGGCTGCGCCGGCCGCCGTCCGGCGATAGGTTTGTCGGGTGTCGTCCGTCGCGCCCGCCCGCCCGCTGTGGGGCGCCGTGCTGCGGTCGCTGCGCGAGGTGACACGGCTGGCGGTCGTCGCGCTGGCGCTCGGCGCCGGGTTCGGTGGCGCCCCGGCCACCGCCACCGCCGCACCGCCGCCGGCGGTCGTCGAGGCGGCCCGACCGGGCATCGTGATCGACGCCGATCCCGTGGCGGCGTCCGGGCCGGCCGATTCGCCCACCCTGCGGACCAGCACCGTCGCGACGTGGGCCGCCGTGCCCGCGACGTGGGACGGGTCCACGCCGGCCGGCGGAGCCGTCGTCCGGCCGCTCGGCGAGCTGACCGTGAGTCGCGGTGTGGTCACCGACGGCCGGCACGAGCCGGCGGGCGAGCCGGGCGAGGGTGGAACCACCCGCCGGGGCCCGCCCACCGCCTGATCCGGCGCCCCTGACGCGCGACGCGCGCTCCTCCTTTCGCGTGTTGGAAGGGAACAAGCCCCGCGAGGGGCGCACCGTTCCCGGATCCCGCCGGCACACCGATCTCCTGCCCGTCACCGGGCCACCACAGTCGAGTTCGTCCTCCGACCGCAAGGTGTCACCTGATGCAGACCGTGCTCTCCGCCGTTCTCCTCGACGTTCCCCGTGCCGCCGTGATCTGGCTCAGCCTGCTCGCGGTGGTCGCCGTCACCGTTGCCGCCCTGCTGCTGCGGCCCGGCCGGCTGCGCCTCGGCGTCGGCGCCCGGATCCACCGTGCCGCGATGCCGAGCGAGTTGGAACGGGCGGCGGAGGAACGGGAGTTGAGCCGGTACGCCGGGGAGGTCGGCGTCGCCGCGGACCGGGCGGCGACCACCGCCCGCCGGCTGCGTACCGAGTGGCTGACCGCGCAGGAAGCGGTCGAGTCGGCCTGGACGGCGTACCAGGAGGCGGAGGCCGAGGTGCACCGGTTGACCACGGCCGCGGCGCTGCCTCTGCCGCGTACGGTCCGGACCCCGGCGGAGTACGCCGAGCGGGAGCGGTTCCTGCACCGGGCCGCGCGGGGCGCGTACGAGCGAGGTGAACTGTCGGTGGAGCAGCTCACCGCCGTCCTCGCCCATCAGGACGGGTGGGATCCCCGGCTGCACCCGGTCGAGCAGGAGCTGGTGCTGCGCCGGGCGGCCCGCGACAACCTCGCCGCCCGCCACTGTGCGGCCCGGGAGCGGGAGCAGGCGGCGTGGCGGGCCGCCGAGCGCGCCGCCGAGGCGGCACGCGCCCTGCGCACCGAGGCGTACGCGGCGACCCGCCGCCGCCCCGAGGAGCAGCCGTCGGTGCTCGCGTTGATCGGCGGGCGCGAGCCGGAGCAGACCCGGGAGATTCCGGCGGTGACGCCGACGGCGGCGGTGGCCCGAGGCCACGCGGCCATTCCGGCCTACTGACGGTCCCGGCCTACCGGCCGCGCAGCCGTCCCGGCCTGCCGACCGTCCCGGCCTGCCGACCGTCCCGGCCTGCCGACCGTCCCGGCCTACCGGCCGCGCAGCCGTCCGGGCCGTCCCCGCCTACCGGCCGCCCGGCCGGCGGGTGACGGCTGGTGGGGTCGGCTGGCCGGGCAGCCCGGCGTCGCCGCGGTGGACGGCCCGCCGTTGGCGCACGAGACGGCCCAGGTAGAGCAGGGTGCCGGCCAGCACGGCCATGTCGTCCAGGTAGATCGGGTCGGGCAGCACGTCGACCGGCAGGATCGTGTAGATCAGCGCGCCGTAGAAGGCGACCCGGCCTCCCACGCCGAGGTCGCCGAGCATGCGACGCATGCGGAACACCCGGATGGCCAGCAGCACGGCGCCGACGAGCGTGGCGACCGCCACGACGCCGAGGATCAGCCAGGCCTCCCGCGACACACCAGTCACGCTAGCCCAACCCGGCCACCCTCGCCCGGCGCACGCTGCCGCTGCTGCCCCGTGGCCGGCACCGCTCGCCGTGATCCTGAAGTTGCGGTGCCGGAGTGGCGGTGCCGGGCGAATCCGGCATGCCATGACAGACCGCCCACCACGGGTCGATGATCGACCGGACGGGCGGCGTGCGAGGATCGGACCGGCCGGGAGGAGGGGGAAGCGGGTGGAGCTGCGGGATCAGCGGGTTGTCGAGTTCAGCCGGGAGCGGCACCTCGCCACGTTGACCACGCTGCGCGCCGACGGCACCCCGCACGTCGTACCGGTGGGGGTCACGCTCGACCCGGCCGCCGGTCTGGCCCGTGTCATCACCAGCGGGACGTCCCTCAAGGCCCGGCACGTGGCCGCCGCGGGCGCCGAGGGCGCTTCGGTGGCGGTGTGCCAGGTGGACGGCCGGCGCTGGCTCACCATCGAGGGCCGGGCGGTCGTGCGATCCGACCCGGCGGCGGTGGCCGAGGCCGAGCGCCGGTACGCCGAGCGCTACCGCACCCCGCGCCCCAATCCGGCCCGGGTCGTCATCGAGATCACCGTGACGCGCCTGCTGGGAAGCCTGTGACCGGCTGACCGGATTCGGCCGCGCCCAGTGGGGCGCACGAGCCGCCTGGCCCCCGTCGCCGCACCCCGAGCACAGGCGTACCGCGTGACCGGCGCCACCCGTACCCCGGAATCCCCGCCCTTCCCCTGCTGTTGTCTTCTCCGGTGGTCGAACCCGACGCGAATCGCGTCCGGGCCGGCCCGTTGCAGAACCGGTGTGCCCGCGGGCCGTCCCGCCCCGGGCTTTCACGTAGCTGAGCCGAGCGCCTTTCCTGGTGCTTGCCGTCTCCGGCCCGCCGGAGGCGTCAGACCCCCCGAATGGAGCCCGACTTATGAGTCTCATCGCGAAGAAGAGTGGCCTGTCCGTCGCCTGCCTGCTCGTCGCCGGCGGGTGCGTCGTCGGGCCGACCGCCAGCGCCCACGCCGCCCCGGCCGGCACCGACCCGGTCACGTCGGTCCGGGCCGACAAGGGTGACCGGAACGACAAGCCGGGCCGGGACAAGCGGGCCGAGCGCATGCTGGGCATCGAGTACGAGGCCCAGCCCAACTTCTACTACTGCGGCCCGGCCGCGACCCGGATCGCGCTGTCGGCGCAGGGCAAGGCGCTGCCGCAGGACGAGGTCGCGAAGATGCTGGGCACCACCGAGGCCGGTACCGACTCGGCGCTGGACACCACCCGGGTGCTCAACGAGCTGACCGGTGGGAAGTACCGGACCACCGAGATCCGGGGCCCGCTGGCCAAGCCGGAGGAGGTCGACCGGCTGCGGAAGGACATGCTCGACGCGGTGGACGCCGGGCGTCCGGTCGTGGCGAACGTCAAGGGCACGGCCGTCGACACCGACGGCGCCCCGCACTCGTACGAGGGCGGCCACTACCTGACCCTGGTGGGCTACCGCGACGGCGGTGACCTCGTCCGCATCGCCGACCCGGCCGCGCCGCAGGGCGAGTACTGGATGACCCTGGAGAAGGTCGCGAACTGGATCGCGGAGCGCGGCTACTCCTCCTGACCGGTCACGGGCCGGCCTCCCCTCACCGGGGAGGTCGGCCCGTCGGCGTCTCCGGGGACGGTGGCCGCGTCGCCCAGCCGGCGCCGGCCGTCGCCGCGCTCGGGATGCCGGCGCCCGCCGGTCAACGGGTGACGGTCCACCCCCGGCTGACCTCGTGGACCAGCCCGGCGAGCAGCGCGGTGCGGGGGACGACGGAGTCCAGGTCCAGCCACTCGGCCGGGCTGTGGTCGGCTCCGCCGACCGGGCCCAGCCCGTCGAGCACCGCCGCGCCGGCCTCGGCCAGCAGGTTCGCGT
This region includes:
- the eccCa gene encoding type VII secretion protein EccCa, with product MSTVVFRRPPRQAGPALPRGEVLLESPPELPEPTPRGMGQLLMILPMVCGVGAMAFLYAGRGGGMMTYVAGGLFGISMLGMAIGSLSHGNNDKAELNADRRDYMRYLAQMRKRTRRAAEQQRAAMAWRHPEPDALWSVAASRRLWERRITEDDFGETRIATGPQRLAVEIVPPETKPVEDLEPMSAIALRRFVRAHSTVPDLPTALSVRAFSRVVLRGDREPVLDLARAALGQLATFHAPDDLVVAVVAAPDRQGAWDWVKWLPHAHHSGRSDAAGARRLVFPSLAEAEESLAGELAGRPRFAPEAKPLTTLPHLVVVIDGGEVSATCQLMGAGLLGATVIDLSGAVPRDAGRWLLCLDVGDGTSLELVRGTTSSRLGTPDRLSASAAEGLARQLAPFRLSQQQATADEPLARSMELPDLLGVGDAATLDVHQTWRPRSHRDRLRIPLGVGPDGNVVELDFKESAHEGMGPHGLVIGATGSGKSELLRTIVGALAVTHSSEELNFVLVDFKGGATFASLEALPHTSAVITNLADELPLVDRMRDALAGEMTRRQEVLRAAGNYVSRYDYEKARAAGEPLEPMPSLLIICDEFSELLAAKPDFIDLFVMIGRLGRSLGVHLLLASQRLEEGKLRGLDTHLSYRIGLRTFSAVESRIVLGVPDAYELPNAPGHGYLKTDTSTMLRFRAAYVSGPYRAPGQVAAASQAMVQRRIVPYGVDYLPVRDPQVPVPATPEPEQPAEGKAVAMLDVLIDRITGQGRPAHQVWLPPLADPPGLGELLPALSAHPTYGLCTADWGGRGQLTVPVGVVDRPYEQRRDPLLVELGGAGGNVVIVGASLSGKSTMLRTLLASLALTHTPREVQFFCLDFGGGALRSLDGLPHTAGVAGRRDTEAVRRTVAEVVAVLDDRETRFAQYGIDSVASYRRRRAAGEFADDPFGDVFLVVDGWNTLRQEYEELEQTITNLANRGLGFGVHVILTAVRWAEIRINMRDLLGTKLELRLGDPNESEIDRRAAANVPTGSPGRGLTRDKLHFLTGVSRIDGRRSIEDLTEASVALARHVAAAWPGRPAPKVRLLPRKLPVTELARIIDRSAPGLPIGVNESALAPVYLDLANEPHLTVFGDAECGKTNLLRLIARGITERYTPAQARLVIADYRRGLLGAVEGDHLLDYAPSNQVFAQGLASIRSALSNRLPGPDVTTAQLRDRSWWKGPDLYILVDDYDLVASGGSNPLSALHELLPQARDIGLHLIVTRRVGGVARALYEPVLQRLRELDSPGLLMSGNREEGAVFGTLRPSPQPPGRGTLVRRRDGQQLIQTAWAEPA
- the eccD gene encoding type VII secretion integral membrane protein EccD, producing MATKTATGGLSRITIVAPRTRMDLALPSDVPLADLLPTLLRYAGEDLADEGVRHGGWRLARLGGPPLDGGRTAAQLGIRDGEVLYFNPRTSAAPEIVFDDVVDAVATATNQRPGAWQVGTTRAFAVLFAAVALGGGALAALFTGPPQLPGALAALLVAVALLVGAAVLSRAAADSATGSALALAGLGYAAVGGLLLLAGDRTLTELAAPHVLLAATAVVLGAAVAALAVGDRLPVFFGAVAVGAATAVGALLCLAFGIGPAAAAAVVAAVAFGAVPALPMAAYRLARLPVPSIPTGPEDLKTDSESVDGRRVLQLSERADEFLTGLVWTVSLLVLGAELVLALDGRLPAVLLCLVLALLSLLRARPFLGRAQRTPVLFAGTAGLGLAAAAAFTDGSVALRLGLILGGLLLAAVVSLIYGLTVAGKRISPVWGRLLDIVEILLIIALVPLAVWVVGLYGWIVNLRP
- a CDS encoding type VII secretion protein EccE, with translation MTQVQAPPGRPPQTGAPARAERPATAPSGPAPRRGRLGPVAVGQLVVLELCALAVAATLGGPTWLAPIVAVLAALVVVAVLARRGGRWWYEDLLLRRRLRRRAERARSSVKAGTAVDPRLAPLAPELTVVELTDRGTRLGVGQDAQGWFAAVAVQGRSGPGPVEAAVVDRAVRVLTEFSGPVTRAQVVSHTLVWYPAPGAPPAAHRTVWVALRLSVRDARVESVSRGGGMPGVHRTLSAGVGRLGKALTAAGLAHRPLGRDELRAAVLSAAGLDLAPAPPTETWTGLRGFGWTQRCLTLRPRAEASYATLVDAVTATSAPSHTLAVGVLPGGRLAAPLLRVAALDNHVEALVKVVRDVARKCGAPSRPVDGQHAPGVYATAPVAASVDTLAPTA
- the eccB gene encoding type VII secretion protein EccB, coding for MRTRRDQVQAYRFVTRRIVSALLSGDPETNNLPMRRLGMAVFGSVIAAAVVLGGVGAYGQLTGNTAPLEQNTLVIERETGATYVFLDGQLHPTLNYASARLILGEADPEIRTMSQASIRDRPRGRTVGIVGAPDALPDRKSLTGLPWSVCDVPDPAGAGRSATRLVIDRALPGGTPLGDRAVLVQVDGQRHLLTGDARLQVVGGDAAIAALRMAGAPTVAVGQQLLNAVPAGPTLREPSIPGDDEPGRVRVGGSEARIGQVFRAAGRHYVLTREGLASIGEVSALLLLRAGGTVTDITPDEAGRLLTDQRVEAEGLPQTLPALHPVAPGRSVLCATYRAGADGGPPTTTIEVFDRAPAELSADREGPLPLRQSSRDGVRTAETVLLPGGKGVLVQAATGSGESGAPAPGATVHLVTPQGLRHPLGPGAQTALGYEGVTPLVVPASLLALIPTGPTLDREDALTRYAPADPSPPAAPAATGSPAAE